In the Bacteroidales bacterium genome, one interval contains:
- a CDS encoding histidine kinase, producing MPIKSKPKDFIFEGPSPKSFHYREVVIRFLTILFLSVLSPLVFFGYDFRSDEYLGLFIISLLRTIALWHGSMLIINYWTTRYSIFEQPIRLLAAQFLTLALFVYLVAEGEIMSMKWFTGIELPFATKMELIITTQLITFLISSIYASVGFFMQWKQNLIRAQSLEKATIEAQYESLKNQVNPHFLFNSLNTLLSIVEGNANAERYIENLSEFMRYILKNRERQGVSLKEELEVAAQYSFLQQSRFPRRLMISFEVSEVYHEKMIPPLTLQMLIENAIKHNEISNENTLNIKVFVDGLNNLVVENTLKRKIDSEPSTGIGLKNIRDRYLILLGKQIIIQEDQNKFSVLLPLS from the coding sequence TTGCCTATTAAGAGCAAGCCAAAAGACTTCATCTTTGAAGGCCCTTCTCCCAAATCATTTCATTACAGGGAGGTTGTGATCCGGTTTTTGACCATTCTATTCCTCTCAGTTCTCTCACCGCTTGTTTTTTTCGGATATGATTTCAGATCAGATGAGTATTTGGGTTTGTTCATCATATCCTTGCTACGTACCATAGCCTTATGGCATGGGAGTATGCTCATCATAAACTACTGGACAACCAGGTATTCAATTTTTGAGCAGCCCATCAGGCTTTTGGCGGCACAGTTCTTAACCCTGGCCTTATTTGTATACCTGGTAGCTGAAGGAGAGATTATGTCGATGAAATGGTTTACCGGCATAGAATTACCCTTTGCTACGAAGATGGAACTCATCATCACCACTCAATTGATTACATTCCTGATCAGTTCCATTTATGCATCAGTGGGATTTTTTATGCAATGGAAACAGAATTTAATCAGAGCGCAATCATTAGAGAAAGCTACTATTGAAGCCCAATATGAGTCGCTGAAGAACCAGGTCAATCCGCATTTTCTTTTCAACAGCCTCAACACATTGCTCAGTATTGTTGAGGGAAATGCAAATGCTGAAAGATATATTGAGAATCTTTCTGAATTCATGCGGTATATATTAAAGAACAGGGAAAGGCAAGGTGTGAGTCTGAAAGAAGAACTGGAGGTAGCAGCACAATACTCCTTTCTTCAACAGAGCAGGTTTCCCAGGAGATTGATGATTTCTTTTGAAGTTTCTGAAGTTTACCATGAGAAGATGATACCTCCGCTCACCTTACAAATGTTAATTGAGAATGCTATAAAGCATAATGAAATCTCAAATGAAAACACCTTGAATATCAAGGTCTTTGTGGATGGATTAAATAACCTGGTTGTAGAGAATACCTTGAAGAGAAAAATTGATTCAGAACCCTCCACCGGAATCGGACTGAAGAATATCAGGGATCGATATTTAATTCTTTTAGGAAAGCAGATCATAATCCAGGAGGATCAAAACAAATTTTCGGTTTTATTGCCATTAAGTTAG
- a CDS encoding TonB-dependent receptor, with protein sequence MKAKILLFIFLIIGARMFAQTPPVITQTIRGVVLDNDSKVSLPGANVLILNSSPAIGTATDSDGKFMLKNVPLGRQSIQVSFIGYETVVISNLILNSAQEIVLEVGLTERVMQSKEVVITANVRKDESNNKMATVSARSFTVEETEKFAGSRGDVARMAMNYAGVSAANDQRNDIIIRGNSPSGLLWKLEDIDIPNPNHFAEGGTTGGPVGMLNNNLLQNSDFFTGAFPAEYGNAMSGVFDLKLRNGNNSKHEFLFQTGFNGFEVGAEGPISKEKQSSYLVNFRYSTLQLMGNIIDMGTAGIPKYQDVSFKLNFPVKKGRITVFGIGGNSEIAMLDSKNNEQDLYSDEGQDLYNRSKMAASGISYTRFINDKMYFKISLSGLIQDGGTLIDTLDQLNIPHNSIDHNFMDYRGSVSAFLNTKYSSRLSTKGGFTIDRMGFDLYTRKYYASDEDYRTLIDYNKGLSDGNQLYRIYYQATYKAGEKLSFNPGIHVIYLDFNESYAVEPRLGIGYQLSAGHKFSAGYGLHSNIQALSTYFYGSRMEDGSLNETNVNLEFTKAHQWVVAYDANLSSTKRLKAELYYQYLYNVPVEQRTSAYSILNTGAGWGVGAQDSMVNEGFGRNYGLEVTFEKFFSRNYYYLATLSLFQSKYKGSDGIERNTAFNSNYVLNCLVGKEFTIGERSALTLDFKMSVAGGRYYTPIDLAASQSAGETKYKEDEAFSLKYDPFLKADIKVGYRLNGKRVSQEWQFYVENFTNHKNILLQSYSKSKNEISSTYQLGVFPMMLYRIRF encoded by the coding sequence ATGAAAGCAAAAATTCTCCTATTTATATTTCTAATCATTGGTGCAAGGATGTTTGCGCAAACCCCTCCGGTTATCACACAAACAATCAGAGGTGTAGTTCTGGATAATGATTCTAAGGTAAGTTTACCAGGAGCCAATGTTCTAATTCTAAATTCAAGCCCAGCTATTGGAACAGCCACTGATTCAGATGGGAAATTTATGTTGAAGAATGTTCCACTGGGCCGGCAAAGTATCCAGGTCAGTTTTATAGGTTATGAGACTGTTGTGATCTCAAACCTGATCCTTAATTCAGCCCAGGAGATAGTACTTGAAGTTGGACTGACAGAGAGAGTCATGCAAAGCAAGGAAGTAGTTATAACAGCCAATGTAAGAAAGGATGAATCGAACAATAAGATGGCGACAGTAAGTGCAAGATCGTTTACAGTTGAAGAGACTGAAAAATTTGCCGGAAGCCGCGGTGATGTTGCCAGGATGGCAATGAATTATGCAGGTGTTTCTGCTGCCAATGATCAGCGCAATGATATCATTATTCGGGGCAACTCTCCCAGTGGATTACTATGGAAACTTGAAGACATTGACATCCCGAATCCAAACCATTTTGCTGAGGGAGGAACCACCGGCGGGCCCGTTGGGATGCTCAATAATAATTTATTACAGAATTCCGACTTTTTTACGGGTGCATTCCCAGCAGAATATGGAAATGCTATGAGTGGAGTATTTGATCTCAAACTCAGGAATGGGAACAACAGCAAGCATGAATTTCTGTTTCAGACCGGTTTCAATGGTTTTGAGGTGGGGGCTGAGGGACCAATCAGCAAGGAAAAACAATCATCATATCTTGTAAACTTCCGCTATTCTACCCTGCAGTTGATGGGCAATATCATTGATATGGGCACCGCAGGAATTCCAAAATACCAGGATGTATCCTTCAAATTGAATTTTCCTGTGAAAAAAGGAAGGATTACCGTATTTGGGATTGGCGGCAATAGTGAAATCGCAATGCTTGACAGCAAGAATAATGAGCAAGATCTTTACTCAGATGAGGGGCAAGATTTGTATAACCGGTCAAAAATGGCTGCATCAGGTATCTCCTATACTAGGTTCATCAATGACAAGATGTATTTTAAGATTTCATTATCAGGCTTGATTCAGGATGGTGGAACCCTCATCGACACCCTGGACCAGCTTAACATACCCCATAACTCGATTGATCATAACTTTATGGATTACCGGGGTTCGGTGAGTGCTTTCCTTAACACCAAGTATAGCTCAAGGTTATCGACTAAAGGCGGATTTACAATTGATCGCATGGGATTTGATCTTTATACCCGAAAATATTATGCTTCGGATGAGGATTACCGCACATTAATAGATTACAACAAAGGCTTGTCAGACGGCAACCAATTATACCGCATCTATTACCAGGCGACTTACAAAGCAGGAGAAAAACTGAGTTTCAACCCGGGGATACATGTTATTTACCTGGATTTCAATGAATCCTATGCTGTTGAGCCCAGGCTTGGAATAGGTTACCAGCTTTCAGCGGGTCATAAGTTTAGTGCAGGTTATGGGTTACATTCAAATATCCAGGCTTTATCGACTTATTTTTATGGATCAAGAATGGAAGATGGGAGTCTGAACGAGACGAATGTCAACCTGGAATTCACCAAGGCACACCAATGGGTTGTAGCTTATGATGCGAATCTATCATCAACAAAACGGTTAAAGGCTGAGTTATACTATCAATACTTGTATAATGTTCCGGTTGAACAAAGGACATCGGCCTACAGTATTTTGAATACAGGTGCAGGCTGGGGAGTTGGAGCACAGGATAGTATGGTAAATGAAGGATTTGGAAGGAACTATGGGCTTGAAGTTACATTTGAAAAGTTTTTCAGCAGGAATTATTATTACCTCGCGACCCTTTCCCTATTCCAATCGAAGTATAAGGGAAGTGATGGAATAGAAAGGAATACAGCCTTTAACAGTAATTATGTACTTAACTGTTTAGTTGGCAAAGAATTCACTATTGGTGAGCGTTCGGCACTTACGCTTGATTTTAAAATGTCGGTAGCCGGTGGACGCTATTATACTCCCATTGATCTGGCAGCTTCCCAGAGTGCCGGGGAAACAAAATACAAGGAAGATGAAGCCTTTAGCCTTAAGTATGATCCTTTCCTAAAAGCTGATATAAAAGTTGGATACAGGTTAAACGGTAAAAGAGTATCTCAGGAATGGCAGTTTTATGTAGAGAATTTTACGAATCACAAGAATATCCTTTTACAATCCTACAGTAAATCGAAGAATGAGATCAGCAGTACCTATCAGTTAGGAGTATTTCCAATGATGTTGTACAGGATAAGGTTTTAA